The following are encoded together in the Sparus aurata chromosome 1, fSpaAur1.1, whole genome shotgun sequence genome:
- the trmt1 gene encoding tRNA (guanine(26)-N(2))-dimethyltransferase → MLVRLFPLLLSHHLHPSCTRSARQTFRWSLGRGAAASRGLRSMEPLQTAQDPETPATKLPPTPAESSAEGTSPAKANTAGDQEKTVAGLLPGETVVKEGKAAICFPSANEVFYNPVQEFNRDLTCAVITEFARDLLAQRGVKIVVPGEKERVVVSLSDETNEADAQTEEKNGAEEPAVTATVGEKCENGLRVLEGLAASGLRSVRFALEVPGLQSVTANDFSTKAATLIARNAQYNGVSHLLQASCRDASMLMYEMRGKKERYDVIDLDPYGSPASFLDAAVQAVSEGGLLCVTCTDMAVMAGNSGETCYSKYGSVSIKSRYCHEMALRIILHSLDQRAGVYQRYIQPLLSVSVDFYIRVFVRVFTGQVKVKNSVSKQALVYNCVGCGSFHLQRMGRRTINGKHTKYSAATGPPVGPECEHCGQRHQLGGPMWAEPIHDLPFVQKVLSAVSGNPSRFGTSKRIEGMLSMVTEELEDVPLYYTVDSLSSTIHCNTPPLLQFRSALLHAGHRVSLSHACKNAVKTDAPPAALWDIMRCWEKANPVKREKLSETSPAFKILSTEPSLEACFTVREDANPQSRKRHLTRFQENPQAFWGPKARARSCGGISSDLQDKRKKCQNKRKNQITDSSQLKDFPCKKFRQGSCNHGDKCCYSHDPERTKEEKME, encoded by the exons ATGTTGGTGCggctcttccccctcctcctctcccatcaTTTGCATCCTTCCTGCACACGTTCTGCCAGACAGACGTTTCGGTGGAGTTTAGGCAGAGGTGCCGCTGCCAGCCGGGGACTCAGATCCATGGAGCCCCTACAAACTGCTCAGGACCCAGAGACTCCCGCCACCAAACTTCCCCCCACACCTGCTGAATCGTCAGCAGAAGGTACGAGCCCGGCCAAAGCCAACACCGCAGGTGACCAGGAGAAGACGGTTGCAGGACTGTTACCTGGGGAGACTGTGGTAAAGGAGGGCAAAGCAGCCATCTGTTTTCCAAGTGCCAACGAGGTGTTTTACAACCCGGTCCAGGAGTTTAACAGAGATTTGAC ATGTGCTGTGATCACAGAGTTTGCCAGAGATCTGCTGGCTCAGCGCGGGGTGAAGATAGTGGTGccgggagagaaagagagggtggTGGTCTCTCTGTCAGACGAGACGAATGAGGCCGACGCGCAGACGGAGGAGAAAAACGGGGCGGAGGAGCCGGCTGTGACCGCAACAGTGGGGGAGAAATGCGAG AATGGTCTTCGCGTGCTCGAGGGTCTGGCGGCGTCCGGTCTGCGCTCGGTGCGTTTCGCTCTAGAAGTCCCGGGCCTGCAGAGCGTCACCGCCAACGACTTCTCCACCAAGGCTGCGACGCTGATCGCCAGGAATGCCCAGTACAATGGAGTCAGCCACCTGCTCCAGGCCAGCTGCAGGGACGCCAG CATGCTGATGTACGAGATGCGAGGGAAGAAGGAGCGTTATGATGTAATCGATCTGGATCCCTACGGTAGCCCGGCTTCGTTTTTGGATGCGGCTGTGCAGGCCGTCAGTGAGGGAG gtCTGTTGTGTGTAACGTGTACAGACATGGCGGTGATGGCAGGAAACAGCGGAGAGACCTGCTACAGCAAATACGGTTCAGTCTCCATCAAATCCAGATACTGTCATGAGAtg GCTCTCCGTATCATCCTCCACAGTCTGGACCAGAGGGCCGGGGTGTACCAGCGCTACATCCAGCCCCTGCTGTCCGTCAGCGTCGACTTCTACATCAGGGTCTTTGTGCGCGTCTTCACAGGACAAGTCAAAGTGAAAAACTCagtcag TAAACAGGCTCTGGTCTACAACTGTGTCGGCTGCGGGTCGTTTCACCTCCAGAGGATGGGCAGGAGAACCATCAACGGGAAACA CACAAAGTATTCTGCTGCCACCGGACCCCCAGTTGGACCGGAGTGTGAGCACTGTGGACAGAGACATCAG CTGGGCGGTCCCATGTGGGCGGAGCCGATCCACGACTTGCCGTTCGTCCAGAAGGTTTTGTCTGCCGTGTCGGGGAACCCGTCTCGATTCGGGACGTCCAAACGTATCGAGGGCATGCTCAGCATGGTGACGGAG GAGCTGGAAGATGTTCCTCTTTATTACACGGTGGACAGTCTGAGCAGCACGATACACTGCAACACTCCTCCCCTGCTGCAGTTCAG gtCGGCTCTCCTTCACGCCGGTCACAGGGTTTCCCTCTCTCACGCCTGTAAAAACGCTGTGAAGACCGACGCTCCTCCCGCCGCCCTCTGGGACATCATGCGCTGCTGG GAGAAGGCCAATCCTGTGAAGAGGGAGAAGCTGTCGGAGACAAGCCCCGCCTTCAAGATCCTCTCCACGGAGCCCAG cCTGGAGGCCTGTTTCACCGTGAGGGAGGACGCCAACCCTCAGTCCCGTAAACGCCACCTGACGCGGTTCCAGGAGAATCCTCAGGCCTTCTGGGGACCCAAAGCTCGAGCCAGATCTTG CGGCGGCATTTCTTCCGACCTGCAGGACAAAAGGAAGAAGTGCCAGAACAAGAGAAAGAACCAGATCACAGACTCGTCTCAGCTGAAAGACTTCCCCTGCAAGAAGTTCAGACAG GGAAGCTGCAACCACGGAGACAAATGCTGCTACTCCCACGACCCGGAGCGAACAAAGGAAGAGAAAATGGAATGA
- the man2b1 gene encoding lysosomal alpha-mannosidase: MSLQLTVVSLFLLGGVLTFPLGQEAEHTSTCGYESCHPTKPDMLNVHLVPHTHDDVGWLKTVDQYFYGDRNDIQHAGVQYILDSVVDQLLKNPDRRFIYVETAFFYRWWRQQSSSMQQTVKQLVNEGRLEFVNGGWCMSDEATTHYSAVIDQMTMGLRFLNETFGPCGRPRVAWHIDPFGHAREHASMFAQMGYDGFFFGRLDYQDRARRMMYREQELLWRASDSLTPPMADLFTGILPNGYNPPEGFCWDQSCDDAPIRDDPDLEDYNVDDVVKRFLAIAEGQSAVYKTNHIIMTMGSDFQYENANLWYKNLDKLIHYVNAQQANGIKVNVLYSTPSCYLQELHRTNLTWALKNDDFFPYADDAHDFWTGYFTSRPALKRYERISNSNLQMCNQLEVLGGPVSRRGPFGVGDSKTMKEAMAVAQHHDAVSGTEKQHVANDYARRLANGWQHCQVLVSNSLAGLSGSTAERIYCDNLNISVCPLTESSKKFSVNVYNPLARPVTWPVRLPVNGTAYVVSDANGKSVDSQVVPVSPATREVRRSRGFAVNELVFQVQAPPLGYTTYSVSLLQNGPPPASTQHHTPTAIKNKFLQVTFDPDTGLLSSLSNLETKQTIKLTQNFYWYNASDGNNVESIQPSGAYIFRPNSSTPFVISKTAKTESIQTPAVQEVRQWFSPWVSQVVRLYADSRALELEWTVGPVPIDDDLGKEVITRLDTSIQTAQYFYTDSNGREVLQRKTDFRPTWNLKQSEPIAGNYYPINSRAFIKDDDDQLTVVTDRSQGGGSINNGSLEIMLHRRLLYDDVRGVAEPLNETSGIFPKGLVVRGRLLLSLDRPASAADAHRPLAQEVVLQPLLTFTGGDLHPNTRLEFSGLQAALPPAVHLLTLSQWDKDSVLLRLEHQFQSWESKVNSQPVTVNLQKLFTTLDVLGVSELNLSANQWKDEMKRFSWTPESEEQPLLKTFEDPSTWEVTLRPMEIRTFLLKVGLR; this comes from the exons ATGTCGCTGCAGCTAACGGtcgtctctctcttcctcctcggcgGGGTTTTAACTTTTCCTCTCGGCCAGGAAGCCGAACACACCTCCACCTGCGGATACGAG tcaTGTCATCCCACCAAGCCCGACATGCTGAACGTCCACCTGGTCCCTCACACACATGATGACGTCGGCTGGCTAAAGACTGTAGACCAGTACTTCTATGgag ATCGTAACGACATCCAGCATGCGGGGGTGCAGTACATCCTGGACTCGGTTGTGGATCAGCTGCTTAAGAATCCGGACAGGAGGTTCATCTATGTGGAGACGGCGTTCTTCTACCGCTGGTGGAGACAGCAGAGCTCCAGCATGCAGCAGACAGTCAAGCAGCTGGTGAATGAAG GCCGCCTGGAGTTCGTGAACGGCGGCTGGTGTATGAGTGACGAGGCCACCACCCACTACAGCGCTGTCATCGACCAGATGACCATGGGCCTGAGGTTCCTCAACGAGACGTTTGGGCCTTGTGGTCGCCCCCGTGTCGCCTGGCACATTGACCCCTTTGGCCATGCCCGCGAACACGCCTCCATGTTTGCACAG ATGGGGTATGACGGCTTCTTCTTTGGTCGTCTGGACTACCAGGATCGGGCTCGCAGGATGATGTACAGGGAGCAAGAGCTTCTATGGAGGGCCTCTGACAGCCTCACACCCCCCATGGCTGACCTCTTCACCG GGATCCTTCCCAACGGGTACAACCCTCCTGAGGGCTTCTGCTGGGACCAGTCCTGTGATGAtgcaccaatcagagacgaCCCTGACCTGGAGGATTACAACGTTGATGATGTGGTGAAGCGCTTCCTCGCCATCGCCGAGGGTCAG tctGCGGTGTATAAGACCAATCACATCATCATGACCATGGGCTCGGACTTCCAGTATGAAAATGCCAACCTGTGGTACAAGAACCTGGACAAGCTGATCCACTACGTCAACGCGCAGCAGGCCAACGGCATCAAAGTCAACGTGCTCTATTCCACCCCCTCTTGTTACCTCCAGGAGCTGCACAGAACAAACCTCACCTG GGCTTTGAAGAACGACGATTTCTTCCCCTATGCGGACGACGCTCATGATTTCTGGACTGGCTACTTCACCAGCCGACCGGCGCTGAAACGTTACGAGAGGATCAGCAACAGCAACCTGCAG ATGTGCAACCAGCTGGAGGTACTGGGTGGTCCGGTCTCCAGGAGGGGTCCCTTTGGTGTGGGTGACAGCAAGACTATGa AGGAAGCCATGGCGGTGGCTCAGCACCACGACGCTGTGTCGGGCACAGAGAAGCAGCACGTAGCGAACGACTACGCCAGGAGGTTAGCTAACGGCTGGCAGCACTGTCAG GTTCTGGTCAGTAACAGTCTTGCTGGTCTGAGCGGCTCGACTGCTGAGAGAATCTACTGTGACAACctcaacatcagtgtgtgtcctCTCACCGAGTCGAGTAAAAAG ttCTCAGTCAATGTTTACAACCCTCTTGCTCGCCCCGTCACCTGGCCCGTCAGACTGCCGGTAAACGGCACAGCGTATGTCGTATCAGATGCTAACGGCAAATCTGTGGACAGCCAG GTGGTTCCAGTGTCCCCAGCCACCcgggaggtgaggaggagcCGAGGCTTCGCCGTCAACGAGCTGGTGTTCCAGGTGCAGGCGCCTCCTCTGGGCTACACCACCTACTCCGTGTCCCTGCTTCAGAACGGGCCTCCACCTGCGTCCACACAGCACCACACACCCACAGCCATCAAGAACAAG TTCCTAcaagtgacctttgaccccgaCACCGGCCTCTTGAGCAGCCTCAGCAACCTGGAGACCAAACAGACCATCAAACTGACGCAGAACTTCTACTG GTACAACGCCAGTGACGGTAACAACGTGGAGAGCATCCAGCCTTCAGGCGCCTACATCTTCAGACCCAACTCGTCCACGCCGTTCGTCATCAGCAAGACGGCCAAGACGGAGAGCATTCAG ACCCCTGCTGTGCAGGAGGTGAGGCAGTGGTTTTCTCCCTGGGTGTCTCAGGTCGTTCGTCTCTACGCCGACAGCAGAGCTCTCGAGCTGGAGTGGACGGTCGGACCGGTGCCCATTGA TGATGACCTGGGGAAGGAGGTGATCACTCGTCTAGACACCAGCATCCAAACCGCTCAGTATTTCTACACAGATTCAAACGGCAGAGAGGTTCTGCAGAGGAA GACGGATTTCCGGCCCACGTGGAATCTGAAGCAGTCGGAGCCCATCGCTGGAAACTACTACCCCATCAACTCCCGTGCCTTcatcaag gatGATGACGACCAGCTGACCGTGGTGACGGATCGCTCTCAAGGAGGAGGCAGCATCAACAACGGCTCCCTGGAGATCATG CTCCACCGCCGGCTGTTGTACGATGACGTCCGTGGCGTCGCTGAACCTCTGAACGAGACCTCTGGGATCTTCCCCAAGGGGCTGGTGGTCCGAGGACGCCTCCTGCTCTCCCTCGACCGTCCGGCAAGCGCGGCTGACGCACACCGCCCTCTGGCCCAGGAGGTGGTGCTGCAGCCGCTGCTCACGTTCACTGGCGGAGATCTGCACCCAAACACTCGACTGGAG TTCTCTGGGCTGCAGGCTGCGCTGCCCCCTGCTGTCCACCTGCTCACACTGAGTCAGTGGGACAAAGACTCGGTGCTGCTGAGACTGGAGCATCAGTTCCAGAGCTGGGAGAGCAAAGTGAACTCGCAGCCCGTCACCGTcaacctgcag AAGCTCTTTACCACTCTGGATGTTCTTGGCGTGTCTGAGCTAAACCTGTCGGCCAATCAGTGGAAAGACGAGATGAAACGTTTCAGTTGGACACCAGAGTCAG aagaGCAGCCCCTGCTGAAGACCTTTGAAGACCCCTCCACATGGGAGGTGACCTTGAGGCCAATGGAGATCCGAaccttcctgctgaaagtcgGCCTCAGATAG